The Flavobacterium marginilacus genome window below encodes:
- a CDS encoding DUF1634 domain-containing protein: MKNEKFGEKEFQTIVGNLLRYGVWISLSVAFIGGIIYLINHGNTIENYSVFHENDTNIFKLIANVFKGVVQGEGESIIFFGIVLLFLTPVFRVILSLFSFLLEKDYLYVVITLIVIAIIIGSITLGFSH, translated from the coding sequence ATGAAAAACGAAAAATTTGGAGAGAAGGAGTTTCAGACGATTGTTGGAAATTTACTGCGTTATGGGGTTTGGATCTCATTGTCAGTTGCCTTTATTGGTGGAATTATTTACTTAATAAATCATGGGAATACAATTGAAAATTATTCTGTTTTTCATGAAAATGACACTAATATATTCAAATTAATTGCCAATGTATTTAAAGGAGTTGTTCAAGGCGAGGGCGAATCTATTATATTTTTCGGCATCGTATTGCTGTTTCTTACCCCCGTATTTCGTGTAATACTTTCACTTTTTTCATTTTTATTGGAGAAGGATTATTTGTACGTTGTTATAACACTAATCGTAATTGCCATAATTATAGGAAGTATTACACTGGGATTTTCGCATTAA
- a CDS encoding sulfite exporter TauE/SafE family protein translates to MTVLTFTLIMLFGAFLAGFIGSLSGLGGGIIIIPLLTIVLGVDIHYAIGAALVSVIATSSGSAAAYVKEGITNMRLGIFLEIATTLGAIGGALLSAVAPTSFIAVLFGLTLIFSAINSLRKKEEHIVLESSQLAGKLRLNGTYPTHDGEVVSYGTKNVIGGFSMMGLAGMMSGLLGIGSGAFKVIAMDNIMQIPFKVSTTTSNFMMGVTAMASSVIYIQKGYIEPGVCMPVVIGVLFGAMAGAKILVKTNPKKLRIFFACLIFVLAVNMIYNGLNGKI, encoded by the coding sequence ATGACGGTACTTACTTTTACGTTAATAATGCTTTTTGGTGCTTTTCTAGCTGGTTTTATAGGTTCATTATCCGGGCTTGGCGGAGGAATTATCATTATACCATTATTAACAATAGTACTTGGCGTTGACATTCATTATGCAATCGGTGCCGCTTTAGTTTCTGTAATTGCCACTTCTTCCGGATCTGCAGCTGCTTATGTAAAGGAAGGAATTACCAACATGCGCCTTGGCATTTTCCTCGAAATTGCCACTACACTTGGTGCTATAGGCGGTGCATTGCTTTCTGCTGTTGCACCAACCTCATTCATTGCCGTTTTATTCGGATTAACATTAATTTTCTCTGCGATAAACTCTTTACGAAAAAAAGAAGAGCATATCGTTTTGGAATCTAGTCAGCTGGCAGGTAAGCTTCGGCTAAATGGTACTTATCCTACGCATGACGGTGAAGTTGTTTCGTATGGAACCAAAAATGTAATTGGCGGTTTCAGTATGATGGGGCTTGCCGGAATGATGTCTGGATTATTAGGAATTGGTTCAGGTGCTTTTAAGGTAATTGCAATGGATAATATTATGCAGATTCCTTTTAAAGTTTCTACTACAACCAGTAATTTTATGATGGGGGTTACCGCAATGGCAAGTTCAGTAATTTATATTCAAAAAGGGTATATAGAACCGGGAGTTTGTATGCCCGTTGTTATTGGAGTATTGTTTGGCGCTATGGCCGGAGCAAAAATATTAGTAAAAACTAACCCTAAAAAACTTAGAATATTTTTTGCCTGTTTAATTTTTGTATTGGCAGTAAATATGATTTATAACGGACTTAATGGAAAAATCTAG
- a CDS encoding metallophosphoesterase, with amino-acid sequence MGLFFKNSFIKRMTALFGLLILLLIFQSCATHHPQYGKDIDTAVSQEETDSSKTAHTFYLIGDAGNADEDKAQKTLALLQNRLEQSDKKSTLLFLGDNIYPKGFPNSGTSAEQDLAKTKLINQLKLAKNFKGKTIFIPGNHDWYSGIKGLERQAKFVTNYLNDKKSFMPQQNCGLDELKITSDITLITIDSQWFLEDWDSYPAMNDNCTIKTREAFFEELASLLNKNQDKTVILAMHHPLMTSGSHGGQYSIEKELFPLEQKIPLPVIGSIINLIRKTSGISPQDIQNKVYLNFTKRIKTLLQNQRNVIVVSGHDHNLQYLAKNDIKQIISGAGSKSESAKAVNPNDFSYGGNGYATLTIYKNGQTKAAFYGNENQKEKLLFEQTIIKSKDTITPKNLPNHFAQTTQTSIYSKEMTQKSIFHKFLFGQHYRSYYSMPIIAKTAVLDTLFGGVKPIREGGGHQSKSLRLADASGKEYVMRALKKSTSRFLQSVVFKDQFILNQFDDTYAEDFLFDFYTTSHPYTPLAVGNMADKIGVAHTNPHLYYIPKETALKSFNYNFGNELYLVEEQLSGSQKEAKSLKNPLDIISTDDVMKNMHKDEKYTIDEPEYIKARLFDMLIGDWDRHSDQWRWGEYKENGKIIYKPIPRDRDQAFTKYDGTLLSLLMNMPALRHQQSFKEDIKNVKWLNREPYPQDIALLKTADEKEWITQAKYIQEHLTDEDINNAFTALPKEVQDETIEDIKRKLRIRKTKLQDYAKEYYRVLQKTVLIVGTDKKDKFIITHTSKNNTEIAVYRVKNQNDELQYEKSFNAAKTKNIWIYGLDDDDLFEVKGPSKSDIKIRLIGGQNHDSYNAENGKKLKIYDFKSKDNTYVLDSKAKTILTDDYDLNLYNYEKIKYNAFSGFPFGGYNPDDGVKLGIIANYTVNKFNQNPYTQKHTLRANYLFASSGYELAYNGIFPQSFGKWNLEIESKFTSPNFSVNYFGYGNETVNSDHIYGMDYNRVRLRTIKVSPSIKKTGRYGSEFNFITLFEKIKAEDTNGRYINIPGTVNPNVFDNQQYAGVGAKYSFENYDVPSLPTMGFGFSLAGSWKMNLNETKTNFPALETKLNFNHKIDPKGEFVLATILKSKILFNNNFEFYQGAALGGDYDLRGFRNERFLGNASFYQSTDLRWNIGKIKKSIVPMSYGILGGYDYGRVWLEGEESHKWHQSVGGGIWINGLNVITGRITYFKGTDDRARVAFGLGYGF; translated from the coding sequence ATGGGATTGTTTTTTAAAAATTCATTCATTAAAAGAATGACAGCGCTTTTTGGACTTCTTATTTTATTACTGATATTCCAATCTTGTGCGACACATCATCCTCAATATGGCAAAGATATCGACACAGCTGTCTCACAAGAGGAAACCGATTCCTCAAAAACTGCCCACACTTTTTATCTGATTGGAGATGCAGGAAATGCTGATGAAGATAAAGCACAAAAAACACTTGCACTGCTTCAGAACAGACTAGAACAATCTGATAAAAAAAGTACACTGCTGTTTCTTGGTGATAATATTTATCCAAAAGGTTTTCCAAATTCCGGTACTTCAGCAGAACAGGATTTAGCCAAAACTAAACTTATAAATCAATTGAAGCTGGCTAAAAACTTTAAAGGGAAAACTATTTTTATCCCCGGAAATCACGACTGGTACAGCGGTATAAAAGGTTTAGAACGGCAGGCAAAATTTGTAACCAATTATCTGAATGATAAAAAGTCGTTTATGCCTCAGCAAAATTGCGGTCTGGACGAACTAAAAATCACTTCAGATATTACGCTGATAACTATCGACAGCCAATGGTTTTTGGAAGATTGGGATTCATACCCTGCAATGAATGACAACTGCACGATTAAAACCCGCGAAGCTTTTTTTGAAGAACTGGCAAGTCTATTAAATAAAAATCAAGACAAAACGGTAATCCTTGCGATGCATCATCCATTAATGACCAGCGGTTCCCACGGCGGACAGTATTCGATAGAAAAAGAACTTTTCCCTTTGGAACAAAAAATTCCGCTGCCAGTTATTGGCTCAATAATAAATTTAATTCGGAAAACATCGGGAATCAGCCCGCAGGATATTCAAAATAAAGTATATCTCAATTTTACAAAACGGATAAAAACACTTCTGCAGAATCAGAGAAATGTCATTGTGGTTTCGGGTCATGATCATAATTTACAATACCTGGCCAAAAACGACATTAAGCAGATTATAAGCGGTGCGGGTTCAAAATCGGAATCGGCTAAGGCTGTAAATCCAAATGATTTTTCATACGGCGGAAATGGATATGCCACATTGACCATATATAAAAACGGACAAACAAAAGCTGCCTTTTATGGTAATGAAAACCAAAAGGAAAAACTGCTTTTTGAACAGACTATTATAAAATCAAAAGATACAATTACGCCAAAAAATCTGCCGAATCATTTTGCCCAAACAACCCAAACCTCCATTTATTCTAAAGAAATGACCCAAAAAAGTATTTTTCATAAATTCCTTTTTGGCCAGCATTACCGCAGCTATTACAGTATGCCCATTATAGCAAAAACAGCAGTATTGGACACACTTTTTGGAGGAGTAAAACCTATCAGAGAAGGCGGCGGACACCAGTCAAAATCATTACGCCTAGCTGATGCCAGCGGGAAAGAGTACGTAATGCGTGCCTTAAAGAAAAGTACTTCCCGTTTTCTGCAGTCTGTGGTGTTCAAAGACCAGTTTATTTTAAACCAATTTGATGACACCTATGCCGAAGATTTTTTATTTGATTTTTACACCACTTCGCACCCCTACACACCCCTTGCAGTAGGAAATATGGCCGACAAAATTGGTGTCGCGCACACCAATCCTCATTTGTATTATATTCCAAAAGAAACAGCGCTAAAAAGCTTTAATTATAATTTCGGAAATGAATTATACTTGGTTGAAGAGCAGTTATCCGGCAGTCAAAAGGAGGCAAAAAGTTTAAAAAATCCATTAGATATCATCAGTACTGATGATGTTATGAAAAACATGCACAAGGATGAAAAATATACGATTGACGAACCCGAATATATCAAAGCAAGATTATTCGATATGCTCATTGGAGACTGGGACAGACACAGCGATCAATGGCGATGGGGAGAATACAAAGAGAACGGAAAAATCATTTATAAACCTATTCCAAGAGACCGGGATCAAGCCTTTACAAAATATGACGGAACACTGCTTTCATTACTGATGAATATGCCGGCACTCCGCCATCAGCAAAGCTTTAAGGAAGATATTAAAAATGTAAAATGGCTCAATCGTGAACCCTATCCGCAGGATATTGCTTTACTAAAAACTGCCGATGAAAAGGAATGGATTACGCAGGCCAAATACATTCAGGAACACCTCACGGATGAGGATATAAATAACGCTTTTACCGCTTTGCCAAAAGAAGTTCAAGACGAAACGATTGAAGATATTAAACGCAAATTAAGAATAAGAAAAACGAAACTGCAGGATTATGCAAAAGAGTATTACAGAGTACTGCAGAAAACGGTATTGATTGTCGGTACAGATAAAAAAGATAAATTTATAATTACCCACACTTCAAAAAACAACACTGAAATTGCAGTTTACAGAGTAAAAAACCAAAATGATGAACTGCAGTATGAAAAAAGTTTCAATGCCGCGAAAACCAAAAATATCTGGATTTACGGCTTAGACGATGATGATTTATTTGAAGTAAAAGGCCCTTCAAAATCTGATATCAAAATCCGGTTAATCGGCGGACAAAACCACGATTCGTACAACGCAGAAAATGGCAAAAAACTCAAAATATATGATTTTAAATCCAAAGACAATACCTATGTATTAGATTCTAAAGCCAAAACTATTTTGACCGATGATTATGATCTTAACCTTTATAATTATGAAAAAATTAAATACAATGCCTTCTCTGGATTTCCATTTGGAGGCTACAATCCCGATGATGGCGTAAAACTTGGGATTATTGCCAACTATACCGTCAACAAATTCAATCAAAATCCGTACACGCAAAAACATACCCTGAGAGCTAATTATTTATTTGCCAGCAGCGGGTATGAACTTGCTTATAACGGCATTTTTCCTCAAAGTTTTGGAAAATGGAATCTCGAAATAGAATCAAAATTTACGAGTCCTAACTTTAGCGTGAACTATTTTGGATACGGAAATGAAACGGTAAACAGTGATCATATATACGGCATGGACTATAACAGAGTCCGCCTTCGAACAATAAAAGTGTCTCCTTCAATAAAAAAAACAGGACGTTATGGAAGCGAATTCAATTTCATTACGCTTTTTGAAAAAATAAAAGCCGAAGACACTAACGGCAGGTATATTAATATCCCAGGCACTGTAAATCCAAACGTTTTTGACAATCAGCAGTATGCGGGAGTTGGCGCTAAATATAGTTTTGAGAATTATGATGTACCTTCACTTCCTACTATGGGATTTGGTTTTTCACTAGCTGGAAGCTGGAAAATGAATTTGAATGAAACAAAAACAAATTTTCCTGCACTAGAAACCAAACTTAATTTCAATCATAAAATTGATCCCAAAGGAGAATTTGTTCTGGCAACAATATTGAAATCAAAAATACTGTTTAATAATAATTTCGAATTTTATCAGGGAGCTGCTTTAGGCGGTGATTATGATTTAAGAGGTTTTAGAAACGAACGCTTTTTGGGTAACGCCTCTTTCTACCAAAGCACTGATCTGCGCTGGAATATTGGTAAAATTAAAAAAAGTATCGTACCAATGTCATACGGAATTCTGGGAGGATATGATTACGGAAGAGTCTGGCTTGAAGGCGAAGAATCCCATAAATGGCATCAGTCCGTTGGCGGAGGAATATGGATAAACGGTCTCAATGTAATTACCGGACGGATTACCTATTTCAAAGGAACTGATGACCGAGCAAGAGTTGCTTTTGGTTTAGGGTATGGATTTTAG
- a CDS encoding IS110 family transposase, with product MKEQNQILMEIVNPQAAGIDIGSRSHFVAIGQKEEHVREFGVYNEDLKAISDWLKGNGIQTVAMESTGTYWQALYAVLINDGFQVILCNGKFTKNIKGKKTDVQDCQWIQKLHSIGLLSGSFLPDLQTEQLRTYCRHRAGLIDVAADTSKKMQKYLRLLNLRLDIIVKDICGLTGLKMIEAICNGETDSQKLASLRNGNCKKSEAEMQKALQSNGRKDYLFALKQEYQMYQNLQNQIKDCDIEIKKLLQDQIDSSNNKKQHYTDPKVHKRVNKNTPKNIDLNLIGYQYFEGVDLLKIEGFSHQTLLTLMSEVGLEGIKKFGTAKQFASWLRLTPNNKISGGKVLSSRVPKGSNRLKIALRNAANAIGNLKESTPLRDFFHRINFRKGRVSAISATARKLGIIIWNMIVKNTSYYNPENYLYLDEKRKLAVQRRIQKQMEKHQFKVDDFNFVTI from the coding sequence ATGAAAGAACAAAATCAAATTTTGATGGAGATTGTCAATCCTCAAGCAGCAGGAATAGACATCGGAAGCAGGAGTCATTTTGTAGCTATTGGTCAAAAAGAAGAACACGTAAGAGAGTTTGGTGTTTATAATGAAGACCTCAAAGCAATATCAGATTGGCTCAAAGGAAATGGCATCCAAACTGTAGCAATGGAAAGTACAGGCACTTATTGGCAAGCATTATATGCTGTTTTGATAAACGATGGTTTTCAAGTGATATTGTGCAATGGAAAATTTACCAAAAACATCAAAGGAAAGAAAACCGATGTACAAGACTGCCAATGGATACAAAAATTACATTCCATAGGCCTATTATCTGGAAGTTTTTTGCCAGATTTACAAACTGAACAACTCCGAACTTATTGCCGACACAGAGCCGGTTTAATTGATGTTGCTGCTGACACAAGCAAGAAAATGCAAAAATACCTTCGTTTACTCAACCTTCGTCTGGATATAATTGTTAAAGATATTTGTGGTTTGACAGGACTTAAGATGATAGAAGCCATTTGTAATGGCGAAACTGATTCTCAGAAATTAGCCTCCCTGAGAAACGGAAACTGTAAAAAAAGTGAAGCAGAAATGCAAAAAGCACTCCAAAGCAACGGCCGTAAAGATTATCTATTTGCCCTAAAGCAGGAATACCAGATGTATCAAAATCTGCAAAATCAGATCAAAGACTGCGATATAGAAATAAAAAAATTACTTCAAGACCAGATTGACAGCAGCAACAATAAAAAGCAACATTACACGGATCCGAAAGTTCATAAAAGAGTTAATAAAAATACACCTAAAAATATTGATTTAAACCTCATTGGCTATCAATACTTCGAAGGAGTAGATTTATTAAAGATAGAAGGATTCAGCCATCAAACCTTACTTACATTAATGAGCGAAGTGGGGTTAGAAGGGATTAAAAAATTCGGTACAGCCAAACAATTTGCAAGCTGGCTCAGACTTACTCCGAACAATAAAATAAGTGGCGGAAAAGTACTCAGTTCTCGCGTGCCAAAAGGGAGTAACCGCTTGAAAATAGCCCTGAGGAATGCTGCCAATGCCATCGGAAATTTAAAAGAATCAACACCTCTGAGAGACTTTTTTCATCGAATTAATTTTCGAAAAGGAAGAGTATCTGCCATAAGCGCAACAGCAAGAAAATTAGGTATAATCATTTGGAATATGATTGTAAAAAACACCTCCTACTATAATCCGGAAAATTACTTATATTTAGACGAAAAAAGAAAACTAGCGGTACAAAGAAGAATACAAAAACAAATGGAAAAACATCAATTCAAAGTCGATGATTTTAACTTTGTAACAATTTAG
- a CDS encoding IS110 family transposase produces the protein MKNYLFFVGIDVSKLKLDVTFLEKPLGKKTFHFLVSNDVKGIKEIVKQLNSRKIALENVLVSFEDTGVYSLPLGCYLTQYKIDYWMIPAIEIKRSKGISRGKTDKNDSKDIAFYALTHLHKLRLTQLPELSLMELKLLFTEREKLLKTLRIIGSTSEGIGYIPKEAMDDVLKINKVVVKQLQKAIEKVEQKMKEIIQSNEQLKLQNELIQSIPGVGPQTALYIILVTKSFQSFENWRQVACYAGVAPFEYSSGSSIKGRTKVNHLADKKLKSLLNMCALNSKKHDTELKQYYERKVAEGKSKMLVLNNIRCKLLGRIFATINRGTPYVNIKKFAA, from the coding sequence ATGAAAAACTATTTATTTTTTGTAGGGATTGATGTTTCTAAGTTAAAATTAGATGTTACTTTTCTTGAAAAACCATTAGGAAAGAAAACATTTCACTTTTTAGTAAGCAATGACGTCAAAGGGATTAAAGAGATTGTAAAGCAATTAAACAGCCGGAAAATTGCTTTGGAAAACGTATTGGTTAGTTTTGAAGACACTGGTGTTTATTCACTTCCTTTGGGATGTTATTTGACTCAGTACAAGATCGATTATTGGATGATTCCAGCCATTGAAATCAAACGCAGTAAAGGAATCTCCAGAGGGAAAACTGATAAAAATGACTCTAAGGATATTGCGTTTTATGCCTTAACACATTTGCACAAGCTACGATTAACACAGCTTCCAGAGTTATCATTAATGGAACTTAAATTACTTTTTACAGAGCGTGAAAAACTACTTAAAACCCTGCGTATCATAGGAAGTACCAGTGAAGGAATCGGCTACATCCCCAAAGAAGCTATGGATGATGTTTTAAAAATTAACAAAGTAGTTGTTAAACAGCTTCAAAAAGCAATCGAAAAAGTTGAACAGAAAATGAAAGAAATCATTCAATCCAATGAGCAGCTCAAATTGCAGAATGAACTCATCCAAAGTATCCCAGGAGTTGGACCACAAACTGCCTTGTATATTATCTTAGTTACCAAATCGTTTCAGTCCTTCGAAAACTGGCGACAAGTGGCTTGTTATGCAGGAGTGGCTCCATTTGAATACAGTTCGGGCAGTTCTATTAAAGGAAGGACAAAGGTCAATCATCTGGCAGATAAAAAACTAAAATCGTTACTGAATATGTGCGCTTTAAACAGCAAAAAACACGACACAGAACTTAAACAATATTACGAACGAAAAGTAGCCGAAGGAAAATCAAAAATGTTGGTTTTAAATAATATAAGATGCAAACTATTAGGACGAATTTTTGCAACCATTAACCGCGGAACACCTTATGTCAACATTAAAAAATTTGCAGCGTAA
- a CDS encoding Pycsar system effector family protein: MTLVNEVQDFVSNLIKEKLSDLYSYHNMDHTLEVVRAVEILCDEEKVNPSDKKILLIAAWFHDTGYVDSFNDHEEFSTKIAAQFLSEKGKSEAYITAVNRLIRATVKDYIPQSNLEKIIKDADYHHILNDSYVVNCECLRKEWQNIDGKSMTDIEWAKGNEFFLTAMHKFYTPYAVEHWQPLKEKNIKRLQKKIKKMDAEFKKENKKKGKEDKIDKPDKPDRGIDTLFRVTLGNHTRLSGIADSKANILLSVNAIIISIALSTLIPKLDSPKNAHLVVPTFIMLLSSVITIIFAILSTRPKVTKGVFTQKDIEDRNTNLLFFGNFYKMPLKDYQWAMNEMMKDREYLYNSLIKDLYFLGIVLEKKYRLLRIAYNIFMIGLVLSVIAFVIAFKTIGG; the protein is encoded by the coding sequence ATGACTCTTGTAAATGAAGTTCAGGATTTTGTTTCCAATTTAATCAAAGAAAAACTCTCTGATTTATACAGCTATCACAATATGGATCATACGCTTGAGGTAGTTCGGGCTGTTGAAATTTTATGTGATGAAGAAAAAGTAAATCCATCAGATAAGAAAATTCTACTGATAGCCGCCTGGTTTCATGATACGGGATATGTTGACAGTTTTAATGATCACGAAGAGTTCAGCACAAAAATAGCAGCTCAGTTTTTGAGTGAAAAAGGAAAATCTGAAGCATATATTACGGCTGTTAACAGGTTAATTAGAGCTACTGTCAAAGACTATATTCCACAGTCGAATTTAGAAAAAATCATTAAAGACGCCGATTATCACCATATTTTAAATGACAGTTATGTTGTTAATTGTGAATGTCTAAGGAAAGAGTGGCAAAACATTGACGGAAAATCAATGACGGATATAGAATGGGCTAAGGGAAATGAATTTTTTCTGACAGCGATGCATAAATTTTATACTCCGTATGCTGTCGAACATTGGCAGCCTTTGAAAGAAAAAAACATAAAACGGCTTCAGAAAAAAATAAAAAAAATGGATGCAGAATTTAAAAAAGAGAATAAAAAAAAAGGTAAAGAAGACAAAATAGACAAACCAGATAAACCAGATCGCGGTATCGATACTTTATTTAGAGTTACTTTAGGGAATCATACCCGTTTGAGCGGTATTGCAGACAGCAAAGCCAATATTTTACTTTCGGTAAATGCAATTATTATTTCGATTGCACTTTCTACATTGATTCCAAAACTGGATAGTCCGAAAAATGCGCACTTAGTAGTTCCTACTTTTATTATGCTGCTATCAAGTGTAATTACTATTATTTTTGCGATACTTTCTACAAGGCCAAAAGTTACCAAAGGAGTTTTTACCCAAAAAGACATTGAGGACAGAAATACAAATCTTCTGTTTTTTGGAAATTTTTATAAAATGCCTTTAAAAGATTATCAATGGGCTATGAATGAAATGATGAAAGACCGGGAATATCTCTATAATTCATTGATTAAGGATTTGTATTTTTTGGGAATCGTATTGGAAAAAAAATACCGTTTACTGCGGATTGCCTACAATATTTTTATGATTGGATTAGTACTGTCAGTAATTGCTTTTGTTATTGCTTTCAAAACAATTGGAGGCTGA
- a CDS encoding IS30 family transposase — translation MAHLTLEQRYKIEVYRNAGISISEIAELVDKNKSVISREIKRNSDQRSGVYKAVLADKKALNRHKVKIKKCTLTSEVEANILFYLKQDYSPEQIVGRAKIDKRAMVSKERIYQYIWENKRKGGLLYKHLRTKGKKYKKRGHLKDKRGLIIGRVDISERPKIVEKKSRLGDLEIDLVIGKNHKGALLTINDRASGILFMGKVESKEASAIQQKTIELLKDWKPIIKTITSDNGKEFANHRAIAEDLDIDYYFAKPYHSWERGANENLNGLIRQYFPKKSNFENIEEQQIKTVVNTLNNRPRKRFGYKTPNEIFAEKINKLNTVAFIC, via the coding sequence ATGGCACATTTAACGTTAGAACAAAGATACAAAATAGAAGTATATAGAAATGCCGGTATCAGTATTTCCGAAATTGCTGAATTGGTAGATAAAAACAAATCAGTTATTTCTCGAGAAATAAAACGTAATTCTGATCAAAGAAGTGGTGTTTATAAAGCTGTTTTGGCGGATAAAAAAGCTTTAAACAGGCATAAGGTTAAGATCAAAAAATGCACTTTAACCTCAGAAGTTGAAGCAAATATTTTGTTTTATTTAAAGCAAGATTACAGTCCTGAACAAATTGTTGGCAGAGCAAAAATTGACAAAAGAGCAATGGTTTCTAAAGAAAGAATCTATCAATATATTTGGGAAAATAAACGCAAAGGAGGACTCTTATATAAACATCTTAGGACCAAGGGTAAAAAGTATAAAAAAAGAGGACATTTAAAGGATAAAAGAGGACTTATTATTGGTAGGGTCGATATTAGCGAGCGTCCAAAGATTGTAGAAAAGAAAAGTAGATTGGGCGATTTAGAGATTGATTTGGTCATTGGTAAGAATCACAAAGGAGCGTTACTAACTATCAATGACAGAGCCTCTGGAATACTTTTTATGGGAAAAGTAGAAAGCAAAGAAGCTAGTGCAATACAGCAGAAAACAATTGAATTATTGAAAGATTGGAAACCAATAATCAAGACCATTACTTCGGATAATGGAAAGGAATTTGCCAATCATCGGGCCATTGCAGAAGATTTAGATATCGATTATTATTTTGCCAAACCCTACCATAGCTGGGAACGAGGAGCCAATGAAAATTTAAACGGATTAATAAGACAATATTTTCCTAAAAAATCTAACTTTGAAAACATCGAAGAACAACAAATAAAAACAGTAGTTAATACATTAAACAACAGACCCAGAAAAAGATTTGGCTATAAAACACCTAATGAAATTTTCGCCGAAAAAATCAATAAATTGAATACTGTTGCATTTATATGTTGA